A genomic stretch from Sinorhizobium terangae includes:
- a CDS encoding PAS domain-containing hybrid sensor histidine kinase/response regulator → MLSASVIFASAFAYLLLLFAVASYGDRRARRNNAASKGRPLVYALSLAIYCTSWTYFGGVGLAAERGLEFTGIYIGPILMFTLGMPLVRRIIQLAKTEKLTSVADFMAARYGKNPAVAAIVAFISLVGAIPYIALQLKAVSSSVAAMIDTSHYGIGAGQTFIDLPLLVTLFLACFAIVFGTRHTDATEHQDGLILAISMESVVKLVAMLTIGVYVVFVLFDGPANLWAQAQQSPAVLAALEYRTPPARWILLIVLSAFAIIILPRQFHVTVVENRTETELRTAGVLFPLYLIAINLFVLPIAIAGILTFSGSGDADLYLLKLPLAGEVPLLSLTTFIGGFSAATAMVIVASVALSIMISNDIVMPVFLRRRLGLRGGLQEDMAGTLLNIRRTAIFVVLLLGYAYYRSADISAGLASLGLLSFVAVSQMAPALLGGLVWRQANARGAITGMVCGFLVWAYLLFLPSLGGPDNSHVAATVLSFLLPFTDLFSGPDADPLVNATALSLFVNSTAYVLASLTRAPKPLERFQAGVFITRRSRTEGTFRGRKTKVTVRDLKTTIARYMGEERMQRSFHTYEQQSGRWLDENASADMALIHFSEQLLGSAIGSSSARLVLSLVLQRMDDASSDTAWLLDQASEALQYNQDMLQTALSQMDQGIAVFDNANNLIIWNRRFRQLLDLPEAAGQVGFPLSDIVEILTRRGDIRKDQEKALIANFLTLDKPFLLELANGERIIEVRTNAMPDKGIVTTYTDITQRVAADMALKQANETLELRVTERTGELTRVNRELAEARAAAEEANIGKTRFFAAAGHDILQPLNAARLYSSSLVERLGDSDNSTLVQNIDSSLESVEAILGAVLDISRLDTGAMKPRLQSVPLNELLRRIETDFAPMARAKGLELIVMPTSLVVRSDPNLLRRVVQNLVSNAVKYTLKGKVLVGVRRRGRAATIEVLDSGIGIPPSKFRTVFKEFARLDEGARTAAGLGLGLSIVDRISRVLNHPVSLQSKHGKGTGFKVTVPLEASVSERAKPRDAAAAKANDALTALSVICIDNEPKILDGMAVLLGGWGCNVTTVESLAGCSEMGPGHQAKRPDAIIADYHLDDGTGIEAIDRIRALWEENIPALLVTADRSPEVRGAAERDGVALQNKPVRPAAMRAWLTQLSIAGKAAAEQRRYLAEQTVCNCPSP, encoded by the coding sequence ATGCTTTCGGCTTCTGTTATTTTTGCCTCGGCCTTCGCCTATCTGCTGCTGCTCTTCGCAGTCGCAAGTTATGGCGACCGGCGAGCCAGGAGAAACAACGCTGCCAGCAAGGGCAGGCCGCTGGTCTATGCGCTCAGCCTCGCGATCTATTGCACATCCTGGACCTATTTCGGCGGCGTGGGACTGGCGGCCGAACGCGGGCTCGAGTTCACCGGCATCTATATCGGGCCGATCCTGATGTTCACGCTCGGCATGCCGCTAGTCCGCCGCATCATCCAACTCGCCAAGACCGAAAAGCTCACATCCGTCGCCGATTTCATGGCTGCGCGCTACGGCAAGAACCCGGCGGTTGCCGCGATCGTTGCGTTCATTTCACTGGTTGGGGCCATTCCCTATATCGCCCTCCAGCTCAAGGCGGTTTCGAGCTCGGTCGCGGCGATGATCGACACGAGCCATTATGGCATTGGTGCAGGGCAGACCTTCATCGATCTACCGCTGCTCGTCACACTTTTCCTCGCCTGCTTCGCGATCGTCTTCGGCACGCGCCATACCGATGCGACCGAGCATCAGGACGGTCTCATCCTCGCGATCTCCATGGAATCGGTCGTGAAGCTCGTGGCGATGCTCACGATCGGCGTCTACGTCGTCTTCGTCCTGTTCGATGGCCCCGCGAATCTGTGGGCGCAAGCCCAGCAAAGTCCTGCGGTCCTCGCCGCCCTCGAATACCGCACGCCGCCGGCGCGATGGATCCTGCTGATCGTGCTCTCGGCCTTCGCCATCATCATACTGCCGCGGCAGTTCCACGTCACCGTGGTCGAGAACCGGACCGAAACCGAATTGCGCACCGCGGGCGTTCTCTTTCCGCTTTATCTCATCGCAATCAACCTCTTCGTGCTGCCGATCGCCATCGCAGGCATCCTGACCTTCTCGGGCTCCGGCGACGCGGACCTCTACCTGTTGAAGCTGCCGCTTGCCGGCGAGGTCCCCCTCCTTTCGCTGACGACATTCATCGGCGGCTTTTCCGCGGCAACCGCCATGGTCATCGTCGCTTCGGTGGCGCTGTCGATCATGATTTCCAACGATATCGTCATGCCGGTGTTCCTGCGCCGGCGCCTCGGCTTGCGCGGCGGACTCCAGGAGGACATGGCGGGGACGCTGCTCAACATTCGCCGCACGGCGATCTTCGTCGTCCTTCTGCTCGGCTATGCCTATTATCGCTCGGCCGATATCAGTGCTGGCCTCGCTTCGCTTGGGCTTCTCTCCTTCGTTGCCGTATCGCAGATGGCGCCTGCGCTCCTCGGCGGCCTCGTCTGGCGGCAGGCCAATGCCCGCGGGGCGATCACCGGAATGGTCTGCGGTTTTCTCGTCTGGGCTTATCTCCTGTTCCTGCCAAGCCTTGGCGGACCTGACAATTCCCACGTCGCGGCGACGGTGCTGAGCTTCCTTCTGCCGTTCACCGATCTCTTTTCGGGGCCGGATGCCGACCCCCTGGTCAATGCCACGGCGCTCAGCCTTTTCGTCAACAGCACGGCCTACGTGCTTGCCTCGCTGACCCGGGCGCCAAAGCCCTTGGAGCGCTTCCAGGCCGGCGTGTTCATCACCCGCCGTTCGCGCACGGAAGGAACATTCCGCGGGCGCAAGACCAAGGTGACCGTGCGCGACCTCAAGACGACGATCGCCCGCTACATGGGCGAGGAACGCATGCAGCGCTCCTTCCACACCTATGAGCAGCAGTCCGGCCGTTGGCTCGACGAGAACGCCTCGGCCGACATGGCACTCATTCATTTCTCGGAACAACTGCTCGGCAGCGCCATCGGTTCATCCTCGGCCCGCCTCGTGCTTTCGCTCGTGCTGCAGCGGATGGACGATGCCTCCTCGGATACGGCCTGGCTGCTCGATCAGGCGAGCGAGGCCCTGCAGTATAACCAGGACATGCTGCAAACGGCGCTCTCGCAAATGGATCAGGGCATCGCCGTCTTCGACAATGCCAACAACCTGATCATCTGGAACCGCCGTTTCAGGCAATTGCTCGATTTGCCGGAGGCCGCAGGTCAGGTCGGCTTCCCGCTCTCCGATATCGTCGAGATCCTGACGAGACGCGGCGATATCCGCAAGGATCAGGAAAAGGCGCTGATCGCCAATTTCCTGACGCTCGACAAGCCCTTCCTGCTCGAGCTTGCGAATGGCGAGCGCATCATAGAAGTCAGAACCAACGCTATGCCGGACAAAGGCATCGTCACCACCTATACAGACATCACGCAGCGCGTCGCCGCCGACATGGCTCTGAAACAAGCCAACGAGACGTTGGAACTGCGCGTCACCGAACGGACGGGAGAACTGACACGGGTCAACCGGGAACTCGCCGAAGCGCGGGCGGCAGCCGAGGAAGCCAACATCGGCAAGACCCGTTTCTTCGCTGCCGCCGGACACGACATTCTGCAGCCATTGAACGCTGCGCGGCTCTATTCTTCGTCGCTCGTCGAGCGCCTCGGTGATTCCGACAACAGCACGCTCGTTCAGAACATCGATTCCTCGCTGGAATCGGTAGAAGCCATTCTCGGTGCGGTGCTCGATATTTCCAGGCTCGACACCGGGGCTATGAAGCCGCGCCTGCAATCGGTGCCGCTCAACGAATTGCTGCGGCGCATCGAGACGGATTTTGCTCCGATGGCGCGGGCGAAGGGTCTCGAACTCATCGTCATGCCGACATCCCTTGTCGTGCGCAGCGATCCGAACCTCTTGCGGCGAGTGGTCCAGAACCTGGTCTCGAACGCCGTCAAATACACGCTGAAGGGCAAGGTGCTCGTCGGCGTGCGTCGGCGCGGACGGGCCGCGACGATCGAGGTGCTTGATTCCGGTATCGGCATTCCGCCCTCGAAATTCCGCACCGTGTTCAAGGAGTTCGCACGCCTCGATGAAGGCGCGCGGACGGCGGCCGGTCTCGGGCTCGGCCTCTCGATCGTCGACCGCATCTCGCGCGTCCTCAACCACCCGGTCAGCCTTCAGTCGAAGCATGGCAAAGGCACAGGCTTCAAGGTCACGGTGCCGCTCGAGGCAAGCGTCAGCGAACGCGCCAAACCGCGAGATGCCGCGGCCGCGAAGGCGAATGACGCCCTGACGGCCTTGAGCGTCATCTGCATCGACAATGAGCCGAAGATTCTCGACGGCATGGCAGTGCTGCTCGGCGGCTGGGGCTGCAACGTCACCACGGTGGAATCGCTTGCCGGCTGCTCGGAAATGGGCCCCGGCCACCAAGCGAAGAGACCCGATGCGATCATCGCCGACTATCACCTCGACGATGGCACCGGCATCGAAGCGATTGACCGCATCCGCGCGCTTTGGGAGGAAAACATTCCGGCCCTGCTGGTGACCGCCGACCGCTCACCGGAGGTGCGCGGCGCCGCCGAGCGCGACGGGGTCGCCTTGCAAAACAAGCCTGTCCGTCCGGCAGCCATGCGCGCATGGTTGACCCAGCTCTCCATTGCGGGGAAGGCGGCTGCGGAACAGCGGCGCTATTTGGCCGAACAAACCGTGTGCAATTGCCCCTCACCCTAA
- the mscL gene encoding large conductance mechanosensitive channel protein MscL, with translation MLNEFKEFIARGNVMDLAVGVIIGAAFSKIVDSVVNDLVMPIVGAITGGGFDFSNYFIPLSANVTAPSLAAARQQGAVFAYGNFITVLINFLILAWIIFLMIKVVNRIRASVETKKEAAPAAPPPQDILLLSEIRDLLKQRA, from the coding sequence ATGCTGAACGAATTCAAGGAGTTTATTGCCCGCGGCAACGTCATGGATCTTGCGGTTGGCGTGATCATTGGCGCCGCCTTCAGTAAGATCGTCGATTCGGTCGTCAACGATCTCGTAATGCCGATCGTCGGCGCCATCACCGGCGGCGGCTTCGACTTCTCCAATTATTTCATTCCGCTTTCCGCGAACGTCACCGCGCCCTCGCTTGCGGCGGCTCGTCAGCAGGGCGCCGTCTTTGCCTATGGCAACTTCATCACCGTGCTCATCAATTTCCTGATCCTTGCCTGGATCATCTTCCTGATGATCAAGGTCGTGAACCGGATACGTGCTTCGGTCGAAACGAAAAAGGAAGCGGCGCCCGCGGCTCCGCCGCCGCAGGATATCCTGCTTCTTTCCGAGATTCGCGATCTATTGAAACAGCGCGCCTGA